The following are encoded together in the Paludisphaera mucosa genome:
- a CDS encoding Ig-like domain repeat protein: MGKSTSTITLTGGPLTLGYTVQGTAGALQTFTLSGVGLGYDIHLHYSHPLEASTDGVNWFSGDLRIPETNGVVHDATVYFRISATGSVGPISGSISVASISATTLYVNYSGGVETATSLSPESLPDATAGSPYSQQLAASGGSGSGYVFSAAGVPAGLGLSVDGLLSGTPTNASGSPDSFVVTVIDGNGVVKTFKYSLVTKSTTIAGDINSSTHQAYYGQDVVLTASFSADGSVPMTGTVAFYDGDTFLGTAPMGPTGTASLLSVATVSGHAALATSNLSVGNHVITAIYSGDGYYSTATSRSSVAVAVAPATTSTTLKAVTTGGGTTLVSTVVVTSPGNPPLSGTVSFYDGNTLLGTSTLVDGVASLALGVSPAGSHTYSALFSGGGTSSASATSVAVTTGGPQIIGLSRYGFHARSTVLILYFGAPLDASGAQDVSNYIITDGRGRRIAVSSATYDPATLTVALRPSSRLNIHNAYGLTVIGTGSAGLRAVSGVPLDGAGNGGSGTNFVTRITWTALTVPGNPPAIPYVNGQQHGHAGGFKRYVDAVVRATNAAGRSVKKSLPVRHASMPDGLIKPTKSHVATPKNHSASRSR, encoded by the coding sequence GTGGGGAAGTCCACGTCGACGATCACCCTGACCGGCGGCCCGCTGACGCTGGGCTATACGGTCCAGGGGACCGCGGGCGCGCTGCAGACCTTCACGTTGAGCGGGGTCGGACTCGGCTACGACATCCACCTCCATTATTCCCATCCCCTCGAAGCCTCGACCGACGGCGTGAACTGGTTCTCGGGCGACCTCAGAATCCCGGAGACGAATGGGGTCGTCCACGACGCCACGGTCTACTTCCGGATCTCGGCCACGGGATCGGTCGGCCCGATCTCCGGATCGATTTCGGTCGCGTCCATCTCCGCCACGACCCTGTATGTCAACTACAGCGGGGGCGTCGAGACGGCGACGTCCCTCAGCCCCGAGTCGCTCCCCGACGCCACCGCCGGCTCTCCCTACAGCCAGCAGCTCGCCGCCTCGGGGGGCTCGGGCTCGGGATACGTGTTCTCGGCCGCCGGCGTGCCGGCCGGGCTGGGCCTAAGCGTCGACGGCCTTCTTTCGGGAACTCCGACCAATGCCTCGGGATCTCCCGACAGCTTCGTGGTGACCGTCATCGACGGCAACGGCGTCGTCAAGACTTTCAAGTACTCGCTGGTGACCAAGTCCACCACCATCGCGGGCGATATCAACTCCTCGACGCATCAGGCGTATTACGGCCAGGACGTCGTGCTGACCGCGTCGTTCTCGGCGGACGGCTCGGTCCCGATGACCGGCACGGTCGCCTTCTACGACGGCGACACCTTCCTGGGCACCGCGCCGATGGGCCCGACCGGCACCGCCTCGCTCCTCTCCGTCGCCACCGTCTCGGGGCATGCGGCCCTGGCGACGTCGAATCTCTCGGTGGGGAACCACGTGATCACCGCGATCTACTCGGGGGACGGCTACTACTCGACGGCGACCTCTCGGTCGTCGGTGGCGGTCGCGGTCGCACCGGCGACGACGAGCACGACGCTGAAAGCGGTGACCACCGGGGGAGGGACGACTTTGGTGTCGACCGTCGTCGTGACGTCTCCCGGCAATCCGCCGTTGTCCGGGACGGTGTCGTTCTACGACGGGAACACCCTGCTCGGGACGTCGACGTTGGTGGACGGGGTCGCGAGCCTGGCGCTCGGAGTCTCGCCGGCCGGTTCGCACACCTACAGCGCGCTCTTCTCGGGAGGAGGTACGTCCTCGGCCAGCGCGACGTCGGTCGCCGTGACGACCGGCGGGCCCCAGATCATCGGCCTGAGCCGCTATGGTTTCCACGCCCGATCGACGGTACTGATCCTCTACTTCGGCGCTCCGCTCGACGCCTCAGGCGCCCAGGACGTGTCGAATTACATCATTACGGACGGTCGCGGGCGCCGGATCGCGGTTTCCTCGGCGACTTACGATCCGGCGACCTTGACGGTCGCTCTGCGGCCGTCGAGCCGCTTGAACATCCACAACGCCTACGGCCTGACGGTGATCGGCACGGGGTCGGCGGGTTTAAGGGCTGTGTCCGGGGTGCCGCTGGACGGGGCTGGGAACGGCGGCTCGGGGACCAACTTCGTGACGCGGATCACCTGGACGGCGCTGACGGTTCCGGGGAACCCGCCTGCAATTCCGTACGTGAACGGTCAGCAGCACGGCCACGCGGGGGGCTTCAAACGGTATGTGGACGCCGTGGTGCGGGCGACCAACGCGGCGGGCCGATCGGTCAAGAAGTCCTTGCCGGTGCGTCATGCTTCCATGCCCGATGGGCTGATCAAGCCGACCAAGTCTCATGTGGCCACGCCGAAGAACCATTCGGCATCCAGATCGCGCTGA
- a CDS encoding response regulator, with amino-acid sequence MSVIEAPQAASTIEASADPAARVLTVLIVDDSPVDRRLVAAIVARNPGLRPVVANDGGEALKLIAGSKPSVVVTDIQMPGMDGLELVKEIRRVHPDLPVVLMTAYGSEDVAYRALRAGATHYVPKKSLAAELAGTIDSVLAAAARSDRGVQLLRCVERSVTSWRLANDGNLISTLIGSLQEDLAGMGVCDGGRRTRVGVALQEALSNAMFHGNLEVSSDLRQEDERIFHELADARRDVPPYRDRRIHVTAEIDRGSATFRIRDEGPGFDTAGLDAPFDPESLTRIGGRGMILIRAFIDEVSHNDSGNEITMIVRRKSA; translated from the coding sequence ATGTCCGTGATCGAAGCCCCGCAAGCCGCATCGACGATCGAAGCCTCGGCGGATCCCGCGGCCCGAGTCCTGACGGTCCTGATCGTGGACGACTCGCCCGTCGACCGCCGCCTCGTCGCCGCGATCGTCGCCAGGAACCCCGGGCTCCGCCCCGTCGTCGCGAACGACGGCGGGGAGGCCCTGAAGCTGATCGCAGGCTCCAAGCCGAGCGTCGTGGTCACCGACATCCAGATGCCGGGCATGGACGGGCTCGAGCTCGTCAAGGAGATCCGACGCGTCCATCCCGACCTACCGGTCGTCCTGATGACGGCCTACGGCAGCGAGGATGTCGCGTACCGGGCCCTCCGGGCGGGGGCGACCCACTACGTGCCCAAGAAGTCGCTCGCGGCCGAGCTCGCCGGCACGATCGACTCGGTGCTGGCCGCGGCGGCCCGCAGCGATCGAGGCGTGCAGCTGCTCCGCTGCGTGGAACGGAGCGTCACCTCGTGGCGGCTCGCCAACGACGGGAATTTGATCTCGACGTTGATCGGCTCGCTCCAGGAGGATCTGGCCGGCATGGGAGTGTGCGACGGCGGCAGACGGACGAGGGTCGGCGTCGCACTTCAGGAGGCGCTCAGCAACGCGATGTTCCACGGCAACCTCGAGGTCTCGTCCGACCTGCGTCAGGAGGACGAGCGGATCTTCCACGAACTGGCGGACGCCAGGCGCGACGTCCCGCCGTATCGGGACCGTCGCATCCACGTCACCGCGGAGATCGATCGCGGATCCGCGACATTCCGGATCCGCGACGAAGGGCCCGGGTTCGACACTGCGGGCCTCGACGCCCCGTTCGACCCCGAGAGCCTGACCCGGATCGGCGGCCGCGGGATGATCCTGATCCGAGCGTTCATCGACGAGGTCAGCCACAATGACAGCGGCAACGAGATCACGATGATCGTTCGCAGGAAGTCGGCTTGA
- a CDS encoding IS110 family transposase, with protein MRFVGLDLHRRTLEVCILDATGKVLARHSVACERNSLEAFARAHLEPADKLAVEATTSTWAVSAIFRPFVAAIVVGNPMQTRAIAQAKVKTDEIDAEVLANLLRCEFLPEVWEPDGVTQRLRHLTGVPSALVGDRTRFKNRIHGVLAGLLVVLPEGGLFTAKGLAWVRALELPEDARGTVDRFLRLYDAVDAELESLDAQLRTLAHHDDRVRLLMTLPGVAHGVALTLVAALGDVARFSDGDHAASYLGLTPIVRQSAGKCYRGPITKAGSSTARAMLTQAAQHAAEHPGPLGAFYRRLKKRKARNVAIVATARKLVTIAFLMLKNNEPYRYARPERVQAKLRHVERAAEEAGKSTKPKTGQPPGSELKDRLNRTYARVGLPEVKGPQIWPPGERRALDAAGAREFAEAVHAPPPRKGPKPKVAELEA; from the coding sequence ATGCGATTCGTCGGACTCGACCTCCACAGGCGCACGCTGGAGGTCTGCATCCTCGACGCGACGGGGAAGGTCCTCGCCCGCCACTCCGTCGCCTGCGAGCGCAACTCACTCGAGGCCTTCGCCCGGGCTCACCTCGAACCGGCCGACAAGCTGGCCGTCGAGGCGACGACCAGCACCTGGGCCGTGTCCGCGATCTTCCGCCCGTTCGTCGCGGCGATCGTCGTGGGCAATCCCATGCAGACCAGGGCCATCGCCCAGGCGAAGGTGAAGACCGACGAGATCGACGCCGAGGTCCTGGCGAACCTCCTGCGGTGCGAATTCCTGCCCGAGGTCTGGGAGCCGGACGGCGTCACCCAGCGGCTGAGGCACCTGACCGGCGTGCCGTCTGCCCTGGTCGGAGACCGCACCCGGTTCAAGAATCGCATCCACGGCGTCCTCGCCGGGCTGCTGGTCGTCCTGCCCGAGGGCGGGCTCTTCACGGCCAAGGGCCTGGCCTGGGTGCGTGCTCTGGAACTCCCCGAGGACGCCCGGGGCACGGTGGATCGATTCCTGAGGCTCTACGACGCGGTCGACGCCGAGCTCGAGTCGCTCGACGCGCAGTTGCGGACGCTGGCCCATCACGACGACCGCGTCCGGCTCCTGATGACCTTGCCCGGGGTCGCCCACGGCGTGGCCCTGACGCTCGTCGCCGCGCTCGGGGACGTCGCCCGGTTCAGCGACGGCGATCACGCCGCCAGCTACCTGGGCCTGACGCCGATCGTCCGGCAGTCGGCGGGCAAGTGCTACCGAGGCCCGATCACCAAGGCGGGCAGCTCGACGGCGCGGGCCATGCTCACCCAGGCGGCCCAGCATGCCGCCGAGCACCCCGGACCCCTGGGCGCCTTCTACCGGCGGCTGAAGAAGCGGAAGGCCCGCAACGTGGCGATCGTCGCCACGGCCCGCAAGCTCGTGACGATCGCCTTCCTGATGCTCAAGAACAACGAGCCTTATCGCTACGCTCGGCCCGAGCGGGTGCAGGCCAAGTTGCGGCACGTCGAGCGGGCCGCCGAGGAGGCGGGCAAGTCGACCAAACCGAAAACGGGGCAACCGCCGGGTTCAGAGCTCAAAGATCGACTGAACCGCACATACGCCCGCGTAGGGCTTCCCGAAGTGAAAGGGCCGCAGATATGGCCCCCGGGAGAGCGACGTGCCCTCGACGCGGCCGGCGCGAGGGAGTTCGCCGAGGCGGTCCATGCCCCGCCTCCGCGCAAGGGGCCCAAGCCGAAAGTCGCGGAACTGGAGGCGTAA
- a CDS encoding peroxiredoxin, whose amino-acid sequence MVATSNSRPPKGQPVVLYFYPRDATPGCMTQACDFRDAASDYQGLGARVLGVGPVTVASHRKFADKHGLPFTLLADPDKEVIQAYGVWKEKNMCGKKSMGVERTMVVRSSRTASGGSSLR is encoded by the coding sequence ATGGTGGCAACATCCAACTCGCGGCCCCCAAAGGGACAGCCAGTGGTCCTCTATTTCTATCCACGTGACGCGACGCCCGGCTGTATGACGCAGGCGTGCGACTTCCGCGACGCGGCCTCCGACTATCAAGGGTTGGGTGCCCGGGTTCTGGGAGTCGGCCCCGTCACCGTCGCCTCGCACCGCAAGTTCGCCGACAAGCATGGGCTGCCGTTCACCCTGCTGGCGGACCCCGACAAGGAGGTCATCCAGGCGTACGGCGTCTGGAAGGAGAAGAATATGTGCGGCAAGAAGTCGATGGGCGTCGAGCGTACGATGGTCGTGAGATCGAGTCGGACGGCGTCCGGCGGGTCTTCCCTAAGGTGA
- a CDS encoding multicopper oxidase domain-containing protein, with protein sequence MGKSTTNIHTHGLHVSPIGRADDVLNVAIAPGESHTYEYKIPDNHPTGTFWYHPHHHGSVGYQLASGLAGALIVEAGPAPISSDLESLPQVASAAERIFVLQQLLMRDDPRRLGWVYPDDIYNPEDNRAPEPYPADPKAAPPPVRKFPRQTQFAATTVNGVLMPTCRLRPGEVQRWRFIHAGREEGETLTWGDAQGNPVPKAQSPLYLVALDGLATGQLTQIDSLTLYPGYRCDLLVKAPTAPGTYYLSAQPPAAARRLRKGSAPAPTRFLAKVVVAGQPVSMDLPGAEIARCRAFSAAQSIDPPTVPADKTRSIHFLLDDANKVYTINGKSFSEALTPADMTDKDQNIRPVLNTTEVWTLTVAPPPEGSTGPDNHPFHLHVNPFQILSVTTADGRPLDPANGKDWLDLVGQWKDTILISSDVKVTVGTRFGDWPGKTVMHCHILDHEDQGMMKTFEILDAAGQPAAPGKAQRLDRVDEAAPRIVLTDTSGTRRELAKGGPRPTVALFFRGLQCSHCSKQLREFVEAASAKLDGRVTILALSDRPLKSPRDAMRRVGATDAVDFHFVEDSRREAFAQYGCMGETPLHGLFVIDTEGRVRLRYVGEEPYAETGRVIREIEALFPTPTPRGDSGGGR encoded by the coding sequence GTGGGGAAGTCCACCACCAACATCCACACCCACGGCCTGCACGTGAGCCCGATCGGCCGGGCCGACGACGTGCTGAACGTGGCCATCGCGCCGGGCGAGTCGCACACGTATGAGTACAAGATCCCCGACAACCATCCGACCGGGACGTTCTGGTACCACCCCCACCACCACGGCTCCGTCGGCTACCAGCTCGCGAGCGGCCTCGCCGGGGCCCTGATCGTCGAGGCCGGCCCGGCCCCGATTTCGAGCGACCTGGAGTCGTTGCCCCAGGTCGCCTCGGCCGCCGAACGCATCTTCGTGCTCCAGCAACTCCTCATGCGAGACGACCCGAGACGGCTCGGCTGGGTCTATCCCGACGACATCTACAACCCCGAGGACAACCGCGCCCCGGAACCCTACCCGGCCGACCCCAAGGCCGCGCCTCCGCCGGTCCGCAAGTTCCCCCGGCAGACGCAGTTTGCGGCCACGACCGTCAACGGCGTGCTCATGCCGACCTGCCGGCTCCGCCCGGGCGAGGTCCAGCGGTGGCGATTCATCCACGCCGGCCGCGAGGAGGGGGAGACCCTGACCTGGGGCGACGCGCAGGGGAATCCCGTGCCCAAGGCCCAATCGCCGCTCTACCTGGTCGCCCTGGACGGCCTGGCCACCGGCCAGTTGACGCAGATCGATTCCCTCACGCTCTACCCCGGCTATCGCTGCGACCTGCTGGTCAAGGCCCCGACCGCCCCGGGCACCTACTACCTCTCGGCCCAGCCGCCGGCGGCGGCGCGGAGGCTCCGGAAGGGGTCCGCCCCGGCCCCCACTCGCTTCCTTGCCAAGGTCGTGGTGGCAGGCCAGCCGGTCTCGATGGACCTGCCCGGCGCGGAGATCGCCCGCTGCCGCGCCTTCTCGGCGGCGCAGTCGATCGACCCCCCCACGGTGCCGGCCGACAAGACCCGTTCCATCCACTTCCTGTTGGACGACGCCAACAAGGTCTATACGATCAACGGCAAGTCGTTCTCGGAGGCGCTGACGCCCGCCGACATGACCGACAAGGACCAGAATATCCGCCCGGTCCTGAACACGACGGAGGTCTGGACGCTGACCGTAGCCCCGCCCCCCGAGGGGAGTACCGGGCCCGACAATCACCCGTTCCACCTGCACGTCAATCCGTTCCAGATCCTGTCCGTCACGACCGCCGACGGCAGGCCGCTGGACCCGGCGAACGGCAAGGACTGGCTCGACCTCGTCGGCCAATGGAAGGACACCATCCTGATCAGCTCGGACGTGAAGGTGACCGTCGGCACGCGCTTCGGCGACTGGCCGGGCAAGACGGTCATGCACTGCCACATCCTCGACCACGAGGACCAGGGCATGATGAAGACGTTCGAGATTCTCGACGCGGCCGGACAACCGGCCGCCCCCGGCAAGGCGCAGAGACTCGACCGCGTCGATGAGGCCGCCCCGCGCATCGTCTTGACCGACACGTCCGGCACGCGGCGAGAACTCGCGAAGGGTGGGCCCCGCCCCACCGTGGCCCTGTTCTTCCGAGGGCTCCAGTGCAGCCACTGCTCGAAGCAGCTCCGGGAGTTCGTCGAGGCCGCATCCGCGAAGCTGGATGGCCGGGTCACGATCCTCGCGTTGTCGGACCGGCCCCTCAAGTCGCCACGGGACGCGATGAGGAGGGTCGGGGCGACCGACGCCGTCGATTTCCACTTCGTCGAGGACTCGCGTCGCGAGGCGTTCGCCCAATACGGCTGCATGGGGGAAACCCCGCTCCATGGCCTCTTCGTGATCGACACGGAAGGGCGGGTACGCCTGCGATACGTAGGCGAGGAACCCTATGCCGAAACAGGCCGCGTGATCCGCGAAATTGAGGCGTTATTTCCGACTCCCACCCCGCGAGGTGATTCAGGGGGCGGCCGGTAG
- a CDS encoding recombinase family protein: protein MSRADAASPSAHKIRPRHCDRLAVVYVRQSTPQQVAGNRESADLQYQLRRRAVALGWADDRVVVIDDDQGISGASVENRPGFQRLLAEVSLGHVGVVFGREMSRLSRSCKDWYQLLELCGLFQVLLADADGVYDPTDPNDRMLLGLRGMMSEAEVHVLKARMHQGKLNKARRGELFTCVPVGYVGSPDGGIAMDPDEQVRSAVSLVFAKFAELGSLTKAHAYFAANDIQLGLRVYKGPGKGRLEWRRPRRSGLYEMLRHPIYAGAYAYGRSPFDPTRRVAGKPKSGRWNAPPEEWACLLRDAVPAYIPWEQFEANRRRLAANDRGPGSKKATGRAPTLLNGIVRCGRCGRPMGARNARASANPRYACD from the coding sequence ATGAGCCGCGCTGACGCCGCCTCGCCGTCCGCCCACAAGATCCGCCCCCGGCACTGCGATCGCCTCGCCGTCGTTTACGTCCGCCAGTCGACCCCGCAGCAGGTCGCCGGCAACCGCGAATCGGCCGACTTGCAATACCAACTGCGACGACGGGCCGTCGCCCTTGGCTGGGCCGACGACCGCGTCGTGGTGATCGACGACGACCAGGGGATCAGCGGCGCGTCCGTCGAGAACCGGCCGGGGTTCCAGCGGCTGCTGGCCGAGGTGTCGCTCGGGCACGTCGGCGTCGTATTCGGCCGCGAGATGAGCCGGCTGTCGCGGTCGTGCAAGGACTGGTATCAACTGCTGGAGCTCTGCGGCCTGTTCCAGGTCCTGCTCGCGGACGCCGACGGCGTGTACGACCCGACCGATCCGAACGACCGGATGTTGCTGGGGCTGCGCGGCATGATGAGCGAGGCGGAGGTCCACGTCCTGAAGGCGCGGATGCACCAGGGCAAGTTGAACAAGGCCCGGCGGGGCGAGTTATTTACATGCGTACCGGTCGGGTACGTGGGCTCGCCCGACGGCGGGATCGCCATGGACCCGGACGAGCAGGTGCGCTCGGCGGTGTCGCTGGTGTTCGCCAAGTTCGCCGAACTCGGCTCGTTGACGAAGGCGCACGCCTACTTCGCGGCCAACGACATCCAGCTCGGGCTGCGGGTGTACAAGGGGCCGGGCAAGGGGCGCCTGGAATGGCGCAGGCCCCGACGCAGCGGCCTCTACGAAATGCTGCGACACCCGATCTACGCAGGGGCCTACGCCTACGGCCGCTCCCCCTTCGACCCGACCCGAAGGGTCGCGGGCAAGCCGAAGTCGGGCCGCTGGAACGCCCCGCCCGAGGAGTGGGCGTGCCTGCTCCGGGACGCCGTCCCCGCGTACATCCCGTGGGAACAGTTCGAAGCGAACCGGCGACGGCTGGCCGCGAATGATCGCGGCCCCGGATCGAAGAAGGCGACGGGTCGTGCGCCGACCCTCCTGAACGGGATCGTCCGGTGCGGTCGGTGCGGCAGGCCGATGGGCGCGCGAAACGCGCGGGCGTCGGCGAACCCGCGGTACGCCTGCGACTGA
- a CDS encoding PAS domain-containing hybrid sensor histidine kinase/response regulator, translating to MSERKRREAALRDRELQTLADNSPDILTQFDRELRHVFVNAAVEKATGRSRESFLGRTNREMGMPPDRRDAWDAALRSVFETGRGVSSDFSYETSSGERHYSARFVPETGPSGHVEFVLGVTRDVTDKVRDELALRAGEERLRMALNAARAGAWAWEAPTGSIAWSPENYVLYGLDPDAGPPSYGDWEARIHPDDRDGANADVRDALEGRTPGFRSEFRVVDPIQGVRWLLGLGRVDFGPDGKPLRMIGINLDVTDRKRFEQAMADQDRRKNEFLATLAHELRNPLAPIRTGLQVLKLAPPNSPMIPETRVMMERQLGHMVRLIDDLLDVSRISRGRVELKRERVRIRSAIEHALEVSRPLIDAAGHQLTIAYPDDSVYVDGDLTRLTQVVGNVLNNAAKYTPDGGRIELSSGVEAGRVVIRVADDGAGITAEMLVGVFDLFAQVDQTLDWAQGGLGIGLSLVKKILELHGGTIEAASPGLGLGSTFTIRLPLATVPKAVDAPAPGESQAAGPSETSSLRVLVVDDSLDGAQSLAMLVRMWGHTPQTAHDGSGAIAAAADHRPELVFLDIGLPGMDGYEVCRRLRSDPKHSGATFVALTGWGSEAEKRRVRDAGLDHHLVKPIDPDLIREVEEGRGRAEMNGRSGRKTSQLGGPPGERGGTMRGLGEARWHFRSCILAT from the coding sequence TTGAGCGAGCGGAAGCGGCGGGAAGCCGCCTTACGCGACCGCGAGTTGCAGACCCTGGCCGACAACTCGCCCGACATCCTCACGCAGTTCGACCGCGAGCTGCGCCACGTGTTCGTCAACGCCGCCGTTGAGAAGGCCACCGGCCGTTCCCGCGAGTCGTTCCTGGGCAGGACGAACCGCGAGATGGGGATGCCGCCCGATCGCCGCGACGCCTGGGACGCCGCCCTTCGGTCCGTATTCGAGACGGGTCGGGGCGTATCGAGCGACTTCTCCTACGAGACGTCGAGCGGCGAACGGCACTACTCCGCTCGGTTCGTGCCGGAGACGGGCCCGAGCGGCCACGTCGAATTCGTCCTCGGCGTGACTCGGGACGTGACCGACAAGGTGCGGGACGAGTTGGCGTTGCGAGCCGGCGAGGAGCGGCTGCGCATGGCCCTCAACGCCGCCCGCGCCGGGGCCTGGGCGTGGGAAGCCCCGACCGGCTCGATCGCGTGGTCGCCGGAGAACTACGTTCTCTACGGACTCGACCCTGACGCCGGCCCGCCCTCCTATGGGGATTGGGAGGCGCGGATCCATCCGGACGACCGGGACGGGGCAAACGCCGACGTCCGGGACGCCCTGGAAGGCCGCACCCCCGGGTTCCGATCGGAGTTCCGGGTCGTCGACCCGATCCAGGGCGTCCGATGGCTGCTGGGCCTCGGCCGGGTCGATTTCGGCCCCGATGGCAAGCCCCTGCGGATGATCGGCATCAACCTCGACGTCACCGACCGCAAGCGCTTCGAGCAGGCGATGGCCGACCAGGATCGACGCAAGAACGAGTTCCTGGCCACCCTCGCCCACGAGCTGCGGAACCCCCTGGCCCCCATCCGCACCGGGCTACAGGTGCTGAAGCTGGCGCCGCCGAACAGCCCTATGATCCCCGAGACCCGCGTGATGATGGAGCGGCAGCTCGGCCACATGGTGCGGCTCATCGACGACCTGCTCGACGTCTCGCGGATCAGCCGGGGCAGGGTCGAGCTGAAGCGGGAACGCGTCCGGATTCGCTCGGCGATCGAGCACGCCCTGGAGGTCAGCCGCCCGCTGATCGACGCGGCCGGGCACCAGCTGACCATCGCTTATCCCGACGATTCGGTCTACGTCGACGGCGACCTCACCCGCCTGACCCAGGTCGTCGGCAACGTGCTCAACAACGCGGCCAAGTACACGCCCGACGGGGGCCGCATCGAGCTCTCGTCGGGGGTCGAGGCGGGCCGGGTCGTGATCCGCGTGGCCGACGACGGCGCCGGCATCACCGCCGAGATGCTCGTCGGCGTCTTCGACCTGTTCGCCCAGGTCGACCAGACGCTCGACTGGGCCCAGGGAGGCTTGGGCATCGGCCTCTCGCTCGTCAAGAAGATCCTCGAGTTGCACGGCGGGACGATAGAGGCCGCGAGCCCCGGCCTGGGCCTCGGCAGCACGTTCACCATCAGGCTGCCCCTGGCGACCGTGCCGAAGGCAGTCGACGCCCCCGCTCCCGGGGAGAGCCAGGCTGCGGGCCCGTCCGAGACGTCGAGCCTCCGCGTCCTGGTCGTCGACGACAGCCTTGACGGCGCGCAGAGCCTGGCGATGCTCGTCAGGATGTGGGGCCACACGCCGCAGACGGCCCACGACGGCTCTGGGGCCATCGCTGCGGCCGCCGACCACCGCCCCGAGCTCGTCTTCCTCGACATCGGCCTGCCCGGCATGGACGGCTACGAGGTCTGTCGTCGTCTTCGCTCGGACCCCAAACACTCTGGCGCGACCTTCGTGGCCCTCACGGGCTGGGGCTCCGAGGCGGAAAAGCGGCGCGTCCGAGACGCCGGCCTCGACCACCACCTGGTCAAGCCGATCGACCCCGACTTGATCAGGGAGGTTGAAGAAGGCCGAGGCCGAGCGGAGATGAATGGCCGGAGCGGGCGAAAGACTTCGCAACTGGGCGGTCCTCCCGGCGAGCGCGGTGGGACGATGCGAGGCCTCGGGGAGGCCCGGTGGCACTTCCGAAGTTGCATCCTCGCAACGTAA